One part of the Macrobrachium nipponense isolate FS-2020 chromosome 38, ASM1510439v2, whole genome shotgun sequence genome encodes these proteins:
- the LOC135209768 gene encoding proteasome adapter and scaffold protein ECM29-like, whose amino-acid sequence MTTPAVPNQQDELLLVERVFLRIGSAATDEALEEELLKFLAPVILKLASPHEPVRKKVMELLIHVNRRVKDHESIQLPVEALLAQYQNPSATAFVTNFSIIYIRMGYPRLDLNKQIELLPSMLNSMEGKPSQHQDRSYSAAVKFKLSVGERYMY is encoded by the exons tGCTTGTTGAAAGAGTATTTCTTCGTATTGGATCTGCAGCTACAGACGAGGCACTTGAGGAAGAACTTCTGAAATTTCTTGCCCCTGTTATTTTGAAGTTAGCTTCACCTCATGAACCTGTGCGGAAAAAG GTGATGGAATTATTGATTCATGTCAATCGAAGAGTCAAGGACCATGAGAGTATTCAGCTCCCTGTAGAGGCTTTGTTAGCTCAGTATCAGAACCCAAGTGCTACTGCTTTTGTAACA AATTTCTCCATTATCTACATCAGAATGGGATATCCACGCCTGGACCTCAACAAGCAAATTGAACTTTTACCATCAATGCTTAACAGTATGGAGGGAAAACCGTCTCAACACCAAGATAG GAGTTATAGTGCTGCTGTAAAGTTCAAGCTGTCTGTAGGTGAAAGGTATATGTATTAA
- the LOC135209766 gene encoding uncharacterized protein LOC135209766, giving the protein MLRLYPSRSCSISFILMVATGDNQDDIRLESRRQLYKAAKEAKDGSKIFQTPPFSAVVEYVLKRVDSLPRSKWHDVANQPIPFPLAVMEQMLKYLEHCLAVEAGILSISEEGLLWSNPPVIGQLVHKILDEHNYKVASGVKEKGPNPFMKYVGFAELACQCLSAVALESILRIVAGCSRNIYQTLLPQVDWIRKFVLRGGYYGEVAAHLFGVVAGQIQNQDEFEKLSILLST; this is encoded by the exons ATGCTGCGTCTGTATCCCTCCAGATCATGTTCCATCTCGTTCATCCTTATGGTGGCAACAGGTGACAA CCAAGACGATATCCGACTTGAATCACGCCGGCAGTTGTATAAAGCAGCAAAAGAAGCCAAAGATGGTAGTAAAATATTCCAAACTCCACCATTCTCAGCAGTGGTAGAATATGTTTTAAAGAGGGTTGACTCTCTGCCAAGAAGTAAATGGCATGATGTGGCAAATCAACCAATACCATTTCCACTTGCTGTCATGGAACAG ATGCTGAAATACTTAGAGCACTGTTTAGCAGTTGAAGCTGGAATTTTGTCAATATCAGAAGAGGGCCTATTATGGTCCAATCCACCAGTTATTGGCCAGCTTGTGCACAAAATACTAGATGAACACAATTATAAGGTAGCATCTGGTGTGAAAGAAAAAG GCCCCAATCCATTCATGAAGTACGTTGGTTTTGCTGAGTTAGCTTGCCAATGCTTGTCTGCTGTTGCGTTGGAGTCTATTCTGAGAATTGTAGCTGGTTGCTCCAgaaatatttatcaaacattACTCCCTCAGGTGGACTGGATCAGG AAATTTGTCCTGCGTGGTGGGTATTATGGTGAAGTTGCAGCACATCTCTTTGGTGTCGTTGCTGGCCAAATTCAGAATCAAGATGAGTTCGAGAAATTATCTATTCTGTTGTCAACATGA